TCTCATCATAGCGATTGTTCTGGCTTATTTTCTTGCTGGAAACATTGCTGCCGCAGCACTGGGCACCACGCTAGCCAACCCAATCACGCTTCCATTCATCTGGGGCAGCACTTACGAACTTGGCCGCTTTGTAATCAGCGGAGATATTGAAAGCGCACCGCCGTTGCATCTCGGCCATGCGTTGCAAACGATGAAGTTCGGCGAAGTCTGGACGCCTTTGCTCAAGCCTATGCTGTTCGGATCGACAATCCTTGGAGCCATTTTTGCTGTGATTGCCTATTTTGTCACACGGTTTGCGGTCACTGCATTTCGTCGGCGCAAACTAGAGCGACTTGCCGCAAAACATAATATGGCCAGCAAGCGGGAGCTGCAGAAAACATGATTATCGGCATTGGCAGCGATTTGATTGATATTCGCCGCGTTGAAAGGACCCTTGAAAAGCATGGTGATCGTTTCATTCAGCGTGTTTTTACAGAGGTTGAACAGGCGAAGTCAGAGGCTCGCAAACAACGTGCTGCATCTTACGCCAAGCGTTTTGCTGCCAAGGAAGCCTGTTCCAAAGCACTTGGTACCGGACTTTCCAACGGCG
This genomic stretch from Brucella pseudogrignonensis harbors:
- the acpS gene encoding holo-ACP synthase, whose translation is MIIGIGSDLIDIRRVERTLEKHGDRFIQRVFTEVEQAKSEARKQRAASYAKRFAAKEACSKALGTGLSNGVFWRDMGVVNTPSGKPTMKLTGGAAEQLQRLLPHGKRAAIHLTITDDFPLAQAFVIIEALSENE
- the bspA gene encoding type IV secretion system effector BspA produces the protein MLFQRRNPPTRRERLRTLVWPRRSFARSFKYGGKRVLRITASPHAVAAGLAVGVFSAFTPFFGFHLIIAIVLAYFLAGNIAAAALGTTLANPITLPFIWGSTYELGRFVISGDIESAPPLHLGHALQTMKFGEVWTPLLKPMLFGSTILGAIFAVIAYFVTRFAVTAFRRRKLERLAAKHNMASKRELQKT